In Paramisgurnus dabryanus chromosome 7, PD_genome_1.1, whole genome shotgun sequence, the following are encoded in one genomic region:
- the LOC135770075 gene encoding uncharacterized protein isoform X2: MKKPAEGTGVAIRKRSKLPGVMITQYVEELPPGMTTPDFTRKPIPLTIQEGKQALFTAIVNGDPVPEVSWGCNKGDISDTEKYITRFDQKNGEYILELPHVSSEQADTYKCLAINPFGRAVCTAALNVIEVGFKKRKPAPKNDPEDFRKMLKKKVVLRKEKPCKEGEIDPRFWEVLLSAHRKDYERICREYGVTDFRWMLRKLNQMKMEREEEQSKYVEKVDSMKQIEVKTDGTAKFELDMKLKDPSNKILLYKDGKMLDYGDGSDDSKRHNMKQFGETYLFSIRDLVPEDAGLYQVDVEDANMFSTSLSLPNVHFEGALKDTTVVQGQDAVFECSLSKPLPQITWCANDITVEHGEKYDITVSKNKHIHKLAVKNCKAEDTGVYSAIAGLKSSQGILVVEDNAHDQADEVDELARRLVEEQTRLQREKDEAERKSQEERDEAARRKAHSEKDEAEWKTQEERDEATRKAQAEKDDAAWKTQEERDEAARKAQAEKDAAARKAQAERDEAARRKAQEEKDEAARKSQADRDEAARRKAQTENDEAARKAQAERDELARRKAQADQDEAARKKAQEERDEAARRKAQAERDEAARKKAQEERDEASRRKAQAEKDEAARRKAQAEKDEAAKRKAKEERDEEARKKAQEERDEAARKAQAEQDEAARRKAQEERDEGARRKAQEERDEAARKAQAEQDEAARRKAQEERDEAARRKAQEERDEAARRKAQAEQDEAARRKAQAEKDEAVRKAQAEKDEAARKAKAERDEATRRKAQEEKDGAARRKAQEEKDGAARRKAQAERDEAARRKAQEEKDEATRRKAQEEKDGAARRKAQEEKDGAARKAQAERDEAARRKAQEERDEVARRKAQEERDEAAKRKAQAERDEAARREAQAERDEAARRKAQAERDEAARRKAQAERDEAARRKAQAERDEAARRKAQAERDEAARRKAQEEKDEAARKAQAERDEAARRKAQEEKDEAARKAQAERDEAARRKAQEEKDEAARNAQAERDEAARRNAQAERDEAARRKSQAERDEAARRKAQEEKDEAARKAQAERDEAARRKAQEEKDEAARKAQAERDEAARRKAQAEREEAARRKAQVKKDEAVMKAQAGKDEAARKAQAGKDEAARRAQAEKDEAARRVHEERDEAARKAQAERDEAQKKAKVERDEAARKAQEEVDEAARKSQAEQDAANRMAAMVARNGDVNIGSTLEETGKDEKGDGDKKRKKRVGKLVPDTIIDHRVHFLSGLSNTAAKVGERAELSCKLSSEDSTGMWYKDGKELEPKDAITVVKDGAQHKLIINNCQDKDSGKYKFEAEGCKSEATLTIKDPPKIDTDALSKFSEPVNIKAGESASFKLPFSGKDPIRIQWFKDDEELREGHGVKIEKSSTYSHLRLAKCQRKDTGEIKVKIKNEFATVEASSKLIVFDKPTPPQGPVETVECSLSAIEFKWKPPKYDGGCKVTNYNLERQQVGRNTWTKIGDIPEQPTYRDTDVERGRKYCYKIRAKNSEGLSDNLTSEAIAAGSLAFPGSPAPPKIVSAFKGCINLAWLPPSNTGGGSIIGYNVEKRKKGSSIWSQVNPKDEPIREKKYAVKDIIEGAGYEFRVSVINTCGPGEPSWPSECVFARDPKKPPGQVKDLKITGSSYTNLSLSWTKPTEVKGVEDEAKGYFLEIRPTAQLDWSRCNTNAVIQTSFTIVGLKSMATYWVRVIATNEGGEGLPQGLDNYIIAMPPPVKPKFIDSKMKSFMVVKAGNTVHVRVSFEASPLPDITWLKDGFPVGKHGTITNFEKGSHLFIYTSEPCDTGIYTVTIKNVVGQDTFSIEIRIADDPKPPGPVELEQNVQGTVTITWAPSPDEKRDDRLHYMVMQRDSIKGTWGTIVDHLFNNKFTVINILPGREYNFRVFAKNDIGLSEPSVSPVWGTTKKKEKFTCDLPKSKTIDFQVAPKFIVPLKLHSAPPGYECYMSCAVIGNPTPHITWYHDNVSLNTNPNYYITNVCGVCSLLILMVGPKDMGEYKVVAESPLGQVECSTKLVVRGISSHLL; this comes from the exons AGTGCACACAGGAAAGATTACGAGCGCATCTGTCGTGAATATGGAGTCACTGACTTTCGCTGGATGCTGAGAAAACTCAACCAAATGAAGATGGAAAGAGAAGAGGAGCAATCTAAG TATGTTGAGAAAGTCGACAGCATGAAACAGATAGAGGTAAAAACTGATGGAACAGCTAAGTTTGAACTCGACATGAAGTTGAAGGATCCCAGCAATAAAATATTGCTTTACAAA GATGGGAAAATGCTTGACTATGGGGATGGATCTGATGATTCCAAAAGACATAATATGAAACAATTTGGTGAAACATACTTGTTTAGCATTAGGGATCTTGTTCCAGAAGATGCTGGATTATACCAAGTGGATGTTGAGGATGCAAACATGTTCTCAACTTCCTTAAGCT TACCTAATGTGCATTTTGAAGGCGCTTTGAAGGACACTACAGTGGTTCAGGGTCAGGATGCAGTGTTTGAGTGTTCCCTATCGAAACCTCTTCCACAAATAACCTGGTGCGCCAATGACATCACGGTTGAGCATGGAGAAAAATATGACATCACAGTCTCTAAAAACAAGCACATTCACAAACTGGCAGTCAAAAACTGTAAAGCAGAGGATACGGGAGTCTACTCGGCTATTGCGGGACTCAAGTCAAGCCAGGGGATTTTAGTTGTTGAAG ATAATGCCCATGACCAAGCTGATGAAGTGGACGAACTTGCTAGACGTCTAGTTGAAGAGCAAACCAGACTGCAAAGGGAAAAGGACGAGGCGGAAAGAAAATCCCAGGAAGAAAGAGATGAGGCGGCCAGGAGAAAAGCCCATTCAGAAAAAGATGAGGCAGAGTGGAAAACCCAGGAAGAAAGAGATGAAGCAACCAGGAAAGCCCAGGCAGAAAAAGATGACGCAGCGTGGAAAACCCAGGAAGAAAGAGATGAAGCAGCAAGGAAAGCCCAGGCCGAAAAAGATGCGGCAGCGAGGAAAGCCCAGGCTGAAAGAGATGAGGCGGCCAGGAGAAAAGCCCAGGAAGAAAAAGATGAAGCAGCAAGGAAATCCCAGGCTGATCGAGATGAGGCGGCCAGGAGAAAAGCCCAGACAGAAAATGATGAGGCTGCGAGGAAAGCCCAGGCTGAACGAGATGAGTTGGCCAGGAGGAAAGCCCAGGCTGATCAAGATGAGGCGGCTAGGAAGAAAGCCCAGGAAGAAAGAGATGAGGCAGCCAGGAGGAAAGCCCAGGCAGAAAGAGATGAGGCGGCTAGGAAGAAAGCCCAGGAAGAAAGAGATGAGGCGTCTAGGAGGAAAGCCCAGGCAGAAAAAGATGAGGCAGCCAGGAGGAAAGCCCAGGCAGAAAAAGATGAGGCGGCCAAGAGGAAAGCCAAGGAAGAAAGAGATGAGGAGGCTAGGAAGAAAGCCCAGGAAGAAAGAGATGAGGCGGCTAGGAAAGCCCAGGCTGAACAAGATGAGGCAGCCAGGAGAAAAGCCCAGGAAGAAAGAGATGAGGGGGCCAGAAGGAAAGCCCAGGAAGAAAGAGATGAGGCAGCAAGGAAAGCCCAGGCTGAACAAGATGAGGCAGCCAGGAGAAAAGCCCAGGAAGAAAGAGATGAGGCAGCCAGGAGGAAAGCCCAGGAAGAAAGAGATGAGGCGGCCAGGAGGAAAGCCCAGGCTGAACAAGATGAGGCGGCAAGGAGGAAAGCCCAGGCAGAAAAAGATGAAGCAGTGAGGAAAGCCCAGGCAGAAAAAGATGAGGCAGCGAGGAAAGCAAAGGCTGAACGAGATGAGGCGACCAGGAGGAAAGCCCAGGAAGAAAAAGATGGGGCAGCCAGGAGGAAAGCCCAGGAAGAAAAAGATGGGGCAGCGAGGAGGAAAGCCCAGGCTGAACGAGATGAGGCAGCCAGGAGAAAAGCCCAGGAAGAAAAAGATGAGGCGACCAGGAGGAAAGCCCAGGAAGAAAAAGATGGGGCAGCCAGGAGGAAAGCCCAGGAAGAAAAAGATGGGGCAGCGAGGAAAGCCCAGGCTGAACGAGATGAGGCAGCCAGGAGAAAAGCCCAGGAAGAAAGAGATGAGGTGGCCAGGAGGAAAGCCCAGGAAGAAAGAGATGAGGCGGCCAAGAGGAAAGCCCAGGCTGAACGAGATGAGGCAGCCAGGAGGGAAGCCCAGGCTGAACGGGATGAGGCGGCCAGGAGGAAAGCCCAGGCTGAACGGGATGAGGCGGCCAGGAGGAAAGCCCAGGCTGAACGGGATGAGGCGGCCAGGAGGAAAGCCCAGGCTGAACGGGATGAGGCGGCCAGGAGGAAAGCCCAGGCTGAACGGGATGAGGCGGCCAGGAGGAAAGCCCAGGAAGAAAAAGATGAGGCAGCGAGGAAAGCTCAGGCTGAACGAGATGAGGCGGCCAGGAGGAAAGCCCAGGAAGAAAAAGATGAGGCAGCGAGGAAAGCTCAGGCTGAACGGGATGAGGCGGCCAGGAGGAAAGCCCAGGAAGAAAAAGATGAGGCAGCGAGGAATGCCCAGGCTGAAAGAGATGAGGCGGCCAGGAGGAATGCCCAGGCTGAACGGGATGAGGCGGCCAGGAGGAAAAGCCAGGCTGAACGGGATGAGGCGGCCAGGAGGAAAGCCCAGGAAGAAAAAGATGAGGCAGCAAGGAAAGCCCAGGCTGAACGGGATGAGGCGGCCAGGAGGAAAGCCCAGGAAGAAAAAGATGAGGCAGCGAGGAAAGCTCAGGCTGAGCGAGATGAGGCGGCCAGGAGAAAAGCCCAGGCTGAACGAGAGGAGGCGGCCAGGAGGAAAGCCCAGGTAAAAAAAGATGAGGCAGTGATGAAAGCCCAGGCAGGAAAAGATGAGGCAGCAAGGAAAGCCCAGGCAGGAAAAGATGAGGCAGCTAGGAGGGCACAGGCTGAAAAAGATGAAGCAGCGAGGAGGGTACATGAGGAGAGAGACGAGGCAGCGAGGAAGGCACAGGCGGAGAGAGATGAAGCACAGAAGAAGGCAAAGGTGGAGAGAGATGAGGCAGCGAGGAAGGCACAGGAGGAAGTAGATGAGGCAGCGAGAAAGTCGCAGGCCGAGCAAGATGCTGCCAATAGGATGGCAGCCATGGTGGCAAGGAATGGAGATGTCAATATTGGATCTACTCTGGAAGAAACAGGGAAGGATGAAAAAGGAGATGGAGATAAAAAACGTAAGAAGCGAGTTGGTAAACTTGTTCCTGACACCATTATAG ACCACAGAGTTCACTTCTTGAGCGGTTTGTCTAATACTGCAGCCAAAGTCGGAGAACGAGCAGAATTGTCCTGCAAGCTTAGCAGTGAAGATAGCACTGGGATGTGGTACAAAGATGGCAAAGag TTGGAGCCTAAGGATGCAATTACGGTGGTCAAAGATGGGGCTCAACACAAACTCATCATTAACAACTGCCAGGATAAAGATTCAGGGAAATACAAGTTTGAGGCAGAAGGATGTAAATCAGAGGCTACATTAACCATTAAGG ATCCTCCTAAAATTGACACAGATGCCCTGAGTAAATTCTCAGAGCCTGTTAATATCAAAGCCGGAGAGAGCGCTTCCTTCAAGCTGCCGTTCTCAGGGAAAGATCCCATTAGGATTCAGTGGTTTAAAGATGACGAGGAGCTGCGAGAGGGTCACGGTGTCAAAATCGAGAAGTCTTCAACTTACAGCCACCTCCGTCTCGCTAAGTGCCAGCGCAAAGATACGGGCGAGATTAAAGTCAAAATCAAGAACGAGTTTGCCACCGTGGAGGCATCGTCAAAACttattgtgtttg ATAAACCAACTCCCCCTCAAGGGCCTGTGGAAACTGTTGAATGCTCCTTGTCTGCCATCGAGTTTAAATGGAAGCCCCCAAAATATGATGGCGGCTGCAAAGTGACTAATTACAACCTGGAACGACAGCAGGTGGGACGAAACACCTGGACTAAAATCGGAGACATTCCTGAACAGCCTACCTACAGAGACACAGATGTCGAACGCGGTCGAAAGTACTGCTACAAAATACGGGCGAAAAACTCTGAAGGCCTCAGCGATAACTTGACAAGTGAGGCTATTGCTGCAGGCAGTTTGG CATTTCCCGGTTCTCCTGCTCCTCCAAAAATAGTCAGTGCCTTCAAAGGCTGCATTAACCTGGCATGGCTCCCTCCATCGAACACCGGGGGTGGCAGCATTATCGGCTACAATGTGGAAAAACGCAAAAAGGGCAGCAGTATATGGAGTCAAGTGAACCCAAAAGATGAGCCAATCAGAG AGAAAAAATATGCTGTAAAAGACATTATAGAGGGAGCGGGGTATGAATTCAGGGTGAGTGTTATTAACACATGTGGCCCTGGGGAACCGAGTTGGCCCTCTGAATGTGTCTTCGCAAGAGACCCCAAAA AGCCTCCTGGTCAAGTCAAAGATCTCAAAATAACTGGATCCAGCTACACCAATCTATCCCTATCATGGACTAAACCAACAGAGGTAAAAGGTGTGGAAGATGAAGCAAAAGGCTATTTTTTGGAAATCAGACCCACAGCTCAACTTGACTGGAGTCGATGCAATACAAATGCGGTGATTCAGACTTCCTTCACTATCGTGGGCCTGAAGTCAATGGCCACTTATTGGGTAAGAGTTATTGCGACAAATGAAGGAGGGGAGGGGCTTCCACAAGGCTTGGACAATTACATCATCGCCATGCCGCCACCAG TTAAACCAAAGTTCATTGACAGTAAAATGAAGAGCTTTATGGTTGTTAAAGCAGGAAATACTGTGCATGTCCGCGTCAGTTTTGAG GCCTCTCCTTTACCCGACATCACATGGCTAAAAGATGGCTTTCCCGTAGGCAAACATGGGACGATTACTAATTTTGAAAAAGGCTCTCACCTATTTATTTACACATCAGAGCCGTGTGACACTGGCATCTATACGGTCACTATCAAGAATGTGGTGGGCCAGGACACTTTCAGTATTGAAATTAGAATCGCTG ATGATCCCAAACCTCCAGGTCCAGTTGAACTGGAACAGAATGTTCAAGGCACTGTGACAATAACATGGGCTCCATCTCCTGACGAAAAACGGGACGACCGTCTGCACTACATGGTCATGCAGAGGGACTCGATTAAGGGGACATGGGGCACCATCGTTGACCATTTGTTCAACAACAAATTCACTGTCATCAACATCTTGCCTGGAAGAGAATACAACTTCAGAGTTTTTGCAAAGAATGACATAGGCCTTTCAGAGCCATCAGTGTCTCCGGTTTGGGGAACCACAAAGAAAAAAG aaaaattcACATGTGACTTGCCCAAATCAAAGACCATCGACTTCCAGGTAGCCCCTAAATTTATTGTCCCCTTGAAGCTTCATTCAGCTCCACCGGGTTATGAGTGCTACATGAGCTGTGCCGTTATTGGCAACCCGACTCCACATATCACCTGGTACCATGACAACGTCAGCCTCAACACGAACCCCAACTACTACATCACAAATGTGTGTGGCGTTTGTTCATTGCTTATTCTGATGGTTGGACCCAAAGATATGGGAGAGTACAAGGTTGTGGCTGAAAGCCCCCTGGGACAGGTTGAGTGCTCCACCAAACTTGTAGTTAGAGGTATCTCTTCTCATTTACTGTAG